CTCTGTACTAATTATACATGTCTACGTAACATTTATAACTTAATGGTTTGATTCATATCTTTCAGCCGCTGTTCCGAACGTGAATTTGGGACAAAGCAATGGCAATCTCTTCGAACAAAGCTTGCGACTTGGAGGGTAAAGACACAtacttttgcttcatttgactACAAAATCATCTCATGAATCTGATTCTTCTGTGGGGTTTTTTGTAGGACAACATTTCAAACATCATAACTACAATCGAATCGAACAAGGTAACCGAGGAAGGTTCTcaggcatcatcatcatctgctgTAGCAATTCAAGGGTTGACTGTTCGTTGAAAAAAGCTATCAAGAGAAACCGTTTGCATCCCCAGAAAAAAGCTCAATTCTAGAacgaatcttttgttttcttaaagctttctctctctgtgtATTTTGCTTGCAGAGTTTTGTGGTCTTTGAATCTTTTTTGTCCTTAAAACAATGCGGAGACTTTTGCTATACAATATTTTTGGCTTAATAATGTTCTTATTTCGATGCCACACAGTGCACACACCATTGGCCACCACTAGGTGGAGGACTCGCGAATGGTATTAAACTATTAATAGTTAAACAGGAGACGAAGAATCATATAGTAACCATTATCATTTAATCTAGTTAGTGATAATACAAAGATTAAACGGTTGTACTGAGTACAGACAACAACAGTCGATAGGAAACAATAAGCTAACAATTCTCTCTTGATAGGAAGCTACGCTCTACACTTGATGATTCTTATTTCTTACAAGTTCCCATGTAGGAGCACAGTCAGTAACAACAAGGCGATTGCTGCAAACCGAGAACCAATTGATTTGTGTGAACCGGTATTTGGCAGCCAAGGGTAAGAATCTGGAGGAGGCATGACACAGTTATCTCCATTGAAATAGATTCTTCTTGGAAAAGCCCAACCTTTCTCAAATGTGAAAGCCGATGCATCTTTCTGGAAAAGTAGCTCAGATTGTACATTACCAAATGGACCAGCTTGCATCAACAGATCATTGTAGAACTTTATTCCCCAGAGAATCCCAGTATCATCTAtatcaatgaaaaacaaaaaaaaacacatcaagatttgtttctttgtataaAAACAAAGGGATTGATGATTGATGGTACTTACTTATGGAAGCATAAGGAGTCAAGGGTTTATAGTTGAAGCTAAAAGTCTGAGTGAGATTGTCGAAATTAGGATGCTGCACGACGATATTCCACTGTGTATAGTTCATGTTGTAGTTGAAATTTGTGATGGTGACTTTAACTCTCCAGTACAGCTTGTAGTTAACCTTCACATGCCAGTGGATTCTAACAGGACACATATGGTTTGTACATTGCACTAGGGGCGGTATATATGCGTTCTTTCCAGGATTTGGAATGACTGATGCTATCCGAGGACCTTTTGGGCTGTGTATGGACAGACAAGacaccaaaattaaccaaacaagTTAACATATTTTGAGGTAATGAAAGCCATGAGACGAAGAACTTACTCTACACAATTCCCTGGCTGAGAAGTGTTACGGCATCCACAAGAGCATGTCGGACAAGAAACTATTGTGCTGTTATAAAACGATGAAAGTGATACACAGCAAGTAGGTGTTTTCTGAGCTAAGAACTGCGAGTATGTGCAAGTTACATTCCAAGTCACTGTCAcagcagaaaagaaaaaacccaaaactcAGTTTTAATTTCACTCAAAGATAAAAAGAGCATTGGTAGATTTCAAGAAGAGAGTAACTTACTTAATGCTTGTGTAACTCTTCGTTTGTCAGTACCGATGAATCTAGT
The Camelina sativa cultivar DH55 chromosome 15, Cs, whole genome shotgun sequence DNA segment above includes these coding regions:
- the LOC104744287 gene encoding COBRA-like protein 1, giving the protein MGFLCSSSIFFKLGISIIFLVSFSCYTPSEAYDPLDPSGNITIKWDIMTWTADGYVAVVTIYNFQQYRHIQAPGWTVGWSWAKREVIWGMNGGQTTEQGDCSKFKGNIPHCCKKTPSVVDLLPGTPYNQQIANCCRGGVINSWAQDPATAVSAFQLTVGQAGTTNKTVRVPKNFTLKAPGPGYTCSPGKIVKPTRFIGTDKRRVTQALMTWNVTCTYSQFLAQKTPTCCVSLSSFYNSTIVSCPTCSCGCRNTSQPGNCVDPKGPRIASVIPNPGKNAYIPPLVQCTNHMCPVRIHWHVKVNYKLYWRVKVTITNFNYNMNYTQWNIVVQHPNFDNLTQTFSFNYKPLTPYASINDTGILWGIKFYNDLLMQAGPFGNVQSELLFQKDASAFTFEKGWAFPRRIYFNGDNCVMPPPDSYPWLPNTGSHKSIGSRFAAIALLLLTVLLHGNL